The nucleotide sequence GATCCCAATACTCCGGATAACCCGGCAACAACCACACCTTCTAATTACAATGGGAATGAACATATTTATGCCAATGAGATTGAAAACAGCTATTATGCCGTTATCGCTCCGGCAAATATTTACACGACATACGCATCAGGATATTCTAAACAGTATCAGTTGTGGAAAACAAATATCGCTGATCATACAGGTAATACCAACGGAGCTGTAATAGCTGTCAATGCGGGAACAACCTATGCTTCGATATACAAGCGTGCGGTACCCCTTTCGGCAGGCAAGACGTATCGGTTTTCTTTTTGGCTTTATGTTGTAAATCCCTCTGCAAACCTGAATGTTAATATTATAAGCCCATCCGGTAATTCAAAAGTTGCATCCAAATCTGCCACAGGTACTCTATCGTCAGCAAGTAGTGCATGGGTGCAATACTCTGTTGATTTCAACCTTCCGACAGGTTACACAAATGGCACCTATTACCTGGACGTGTCAAACAATCTTATATCTGACGCAGGCAACGACTTTTACATTGACGACCTGCTTTTTCAGGAAGTCACCAACGGCAACTCGCCTGTGACAATTGCCAACCCTGCCCCTGAGCCTATAGCCGGAGCAGACGTAAGCTCCAGTAATACTATCTCTATTTTGACGAATGACAAGTTGTCAAACGGAACAACCACCGCAACAAAATCTAATTCGACTGTAAAATTATTAGTCCCATTAAGAGCAAATGTCTCGACTGATGGGAATACGGTCTATGTACACACTGAAGGAAATTGGGTATATAATAATAACAATGGGACACTAACTTTCACTCCAAACAGCGGATTTACAGGAGATCCTACTCCGATTGAATATACAATCACGGAAAATAGCACATCTTTCACATCTGCCCCGGCAACAGTAACTGTTACTTATACCACACACCCGACCGCCGTGGCTGATACAATCCCTGTCGTTTCCGGGTCAGCAACAACTCTGAATATTCTGGCAAACGATAAAAAATCGAACGGTAATACCCCATCTGCGAGTGAGGTTACAGTCCCTTTAATTGATAAATATGGAATTATTCAAACCGGGTCTTCTATCACCGTAATCGGGGAAGGTACATGGGCTTATGATTCCAATACCGGCACATTAACATTTTCACCAGAATCTGGATTCACCGGCTGTCCAACTCCGATTTCTTATAAAATTACTCAAAGTGGGTATTCATCAGCACCGGTTGTAGTGACGCCATTTGTCTTCTCCGTCGCGGCACAGAGCACCGACAAATCAACTCCGACTATTACCGGATCGGTAACTAAAGCTACTACAGATCAATACTCTGTTGTTGTCAATGGCATCACCTACACATACGGCGATGGCAATCTTACTTACAATAGACCCAACAATACCTGGGCCTTAACGATTCCTTCTGCCAGGGCACTGGATCCAGGCTGCTATACAGTGACGGCAATCTTAGGGAACAATCAGACCACAGGAACCCTGACAATTGTTCCCAACTCGTGGACAGGAACAGGCACCTGGGGTACTTCGGCATACTGGTCAACGCACTCTGCCCCGTCAACAAATTCGACGGTAGTAGTCACTAGCGGTACCCTGACCATTGATCAGGATGTTACGATCAAGGAGCTTACCCTGAACTCCATAGCAAATCTTACGCTTGCAGCAGGGAAAACATTGACCATTAATGGCGATTTCATCGTGAAAGGTGATGGATCTTTCGTGGATCAAGGGGGAACTCTGACTGTAAACGGCACATCAAAAGTGATAAAAGGTATGGTACACGGGAAAAACTGGTATATCTCCAGCCCGCTTTCTGCTGCACAAAGCGGTGTGATAACCTCTCTGTCAGGGACTAATCACCTGTGGAAATATAATGAACCGAATGTAGCCTGGGATGAAATTACAAACGCCACGACTCCTTTTGGAATTATGACTGGCTACATTATAAATACAAGTGCAATTGACACCGTCGTATTTACAGGTGGCACATTTAATACCGGAGCTTATACAATGAACATCTACCGTACGGAGAACGGAAAAGCTAAACGGGGCTTTAACCTGGTCGGTAATCCATACATCTCCAGTATTGACTGGAATAAGGCAACAACGACCAACCTGAACCTGATTCCTACCATCTGGTATCGCGCCAAAAACACGAGCAACAAATATGTATTCGACACTTACAATTCCGGTGTGGGAACGAATAACAACGGTTACGCAGCTGTAACGAATTATATCCCGCCTATGCAGGCTTTCTGGGTTAGAGTACAGGATGGAGCTTCAACTGGTAGTCTTAGCTTCGACAACTCTATGCGTACACATATTACTAACAATTTCTTACGTAGAGCGCAAGAAACAGACAACCAGATACTCCGCTTACAGGTTTCAAACGGTTCGAGCATTGACCAATCCATCCTGGTCTTCAATCCGGAGTATTCCGACAGCTTCGATAGTTCGGACTCGCCTAAAATAACGAACGACAATGCTGCTATTCCGGAAATATACACTGTGGCAGGAAGCGAGCAATTGGTTATTAATTGCATGAACAGCTCTTTCTCCAGCAAGGAAACACCACTGGGATTCAAAACAGGGAAAGCTGGATCATTTACAATCAATGCTCCTGAGATTTCCAACATCGACCCCAACACCTCGATTTTCCTGTATGACAAACAGCTAAATACAACACAGGACTTGTCTAACGGTGAATCTTATACGTTCACATCTGCCATCGCAAATACGACCTCACGCTTCTCTATTTTAATGAGTAAGGTAACGACAGGTCTCTCCCTGGTTCGCAATGACCTGGCTGCATCAATTTCGGAGGAGAACGGCAAGATAAAAGTAACCATCAAAGATCCGTCTGTTCATAAAGGCGATATATCTATTTCCAACATTTTAGGGCAACAGCTGACCTCTGTTGCAACTACCGGAGAAACAACGATAGTTGACGCCGCACTTTCACCCGGTATCTATCTGATAACCGTTAAAGCAGATGGAAAAACCACAACAAAAAAATTGTCATTTAAATAACAAACCAACAAACGAGATTTTATGTTATTTTTGTAAGCAATACCGATCACTATCGGCGAGATGTTTGACCAACGCAAAAAATATTATTGAGAAATGAAAATCATAGATTCAGAAAAGTCAAAAGCGCCAAAAAGGCCTTATTCTCCACCATTGATTGGAGAAGTAAAAATAGATAATGAAATCTCGGTGATTATGGTATCCAATCCGGTAATCGGGCCTGGGGAGGGAAAAGTAATGAACACCCCGGATTTCTTCAACAACGACCCATACAAATCCAACCTCGGATAATTCAGAGCGATAGTACCAAACCGGCATTCTCGCTTTTTTTGTACTGAACATAAAACAGCATACCAAAAAGACGCCTAACGCTTAAGGATTTATAATCAAAATCCCCTGCATTACGGCGTCTTTGCGCTGATACCATTTACTTAAATCTCCACATGAATGCGGAACGAGAAGATATTTACAGGCCCCTGGCGGTCTTTATTATAACCCGGATTCAGTAATAACTGGTAGGTTCCGGTCAGGAAGATATTCTTGCTCAATGCCGCCGAATAGTACAGCTCGGTCAGTTGCTCCCGGCCATAATTCAAATAGCCGTCACCCAGCATGAATCCTTTACCACCTGCTTTCAGATAATCCTGGTGCGGCTTTGATAAGCCGGAATTGACATACGCGATACCGAAGTTATCATCCGGACGGCTCCATTTAATCCCATCAAAAGAAAAACCTGCACTCAGGGTATTATCAATCTCTGTAAATGCCCAGGTCTCAGTCTTGCCGTCATTCCATCCCGCGCGGGCAAAACAGCCGATAAAGTCAGTCAGTTCCTGTTCAGCATTCAGGGTAAAACCGTATTTAATACGTCCATCCTTGTGAGTCTGATCTATATCCGGATTCGTCGGATTTTGCACAAGACTTTCGCGGTAGCTTCCTGCGTGGGTTTTGCTGACAAAGCCCAACACTCTTACAGCTCCGGGACGGTTTATCAGGTTGTATCGGTGTGTGTACTCGATGGACTGGGAGATGGATTTGGCAATATTCCAGTTCATATCCGAACCGTTAGGATCCTTGGGAAGCAAAGATGCTGCATAACGCAACTCATTCGTTGGCGTTACATATTCCAGCACCATACTCGGAGTATAACCGCGTGTATTCGCCGGATAGTCCCATGCGCCATTATCCATCAGAGACCAGGCCATAAACTGAGTACGAGGATCATGGCTGTATTTGTTATCGTCAAAATAATCCGCGATACCAATTTTACCCAACGTCATGGACAAATACTTTTCCGGGGCTTTACCGCCCAGTTGGTTTTGATCGCTCTGCTGATATACCATTTTATCGCTGAGCGCAAATAGCTGACGGTAGAAGAAACGTGCCACATAAAGCTTCGGTGCAGGATCTCCTACCCGGAAAGTCTCGCCATTGGTCGCATCTCCAACACCCAACGCTCCGGTTAACCCGGAACCACCGGCAATCTCGGGATTAAAGAACAATGAAGCGCCTTTCCACAATTTTGCTCCTAAGAAAAAGGTAGATGTCAGGGATGTCTGTGACTCTTTTGTAGGTAAAAGGCTGTTATCACCACTATATTTCACGGAGAACTTCGGCTTGTTTTGACTAATCACCGTCGTTTGCGCATGGAAAGAAAAGAGCTCTTCCTTAAGCGTATCTGCCTGTTGTGCGATCGCAGTTGTAGCACTTAACAACAATGGAAGAATAAAGAGTTTGGGTTGTTTCATATACAAATCGTTTTAGATGAATTACAGGGTTAATTTACCAGTGCAAAATAAGCCTGATTATAAAAAAGCCACAATCCCCAAAAGTAGGGAAATATCATCAAATCCTTCCCTAATTTTGATTACATCTATATAACACAAAAAAGCCCCCGGAAAACTCCGGAGGCTTCTCATTATATTGAAAAAAGAGATTACACTCTGTCAGCGCTACCCAATACGTTTTGGATTTTCGCTTTGTAAAGGTTTTTGAGGTTGTCACGAGCAACACCTAAGTATTTACGTGGGTCAAACTCTTCTGGTTTAGTAGCCAATACTTCGCGTACAGCTGCAGTCATCGCGATACGACCGTCAGAGTCGATGTTGATTTTGCAAACTGCAGAAGAAGCTGCTTTACGCAATTGCTCTTCAGGAATACCTACTGCATCTTTCATTGCACCACCGTATTTGTTGATGATAGCAACCTGATCTTGCGGTACTGAAGAAGCACCGTGAAGTACGATAGGGAATCCAGGAATACGTTTTTCGATTTCTTCAAGGATATCGAAACGCAATGGAGGTGGGATCAGGATACCATCTTCGTTACGGGTACATTGTGCAGGAGTAAATTTGTTAGCTCCGTGAGAAGTACCGATAGAGATAGCCAATGAGTCAACACCGGTTCTTTTTACGAACTCTTCTACCTCTTCAGGTTGAGTATATGTGTGGTGTTCAGCTACTACGTCATCTTCAACACCTGCCAATACACCAAGTTCGCCTTCTACAGTCACACCGTGAGCGTGAGCGTATTCAACTACTTTTTTAGTCAATTCGATGTTTTCTTCGAATGAGTAGTGTGAACCGTCGATCATTACTGAAGAGAAACCTGAATCGATACAGCTTTTGCAAAGCTCGAAGCTGTCACCGTGGTCAAGGTGAAGAGCGATAGGCACTTCGCAACCCAATTCTTTTGCATACTCAACAGCTCCTTGCGCCATGAAACGAAGCAAAGTTGAGTTAGCATATTTACGTGCACCGCTTGAAACCTGAAGGATAACCGGTGATTTAGTTTCTACTGCTGCACTTACAATTGCCTGCAATTGCTCAAGGTTATTGAAGTTGAAAGCAGGAATAGCATATTTGCCTTCAATTGCTTTAGCGAACATTTCTTTAGTGTTCGACAAGCCTAAGTCTTTGTAGCTTACCATTAAATTGAGTTTTTAGAGTTAGAAATAATGTGCCGCAAAGGTAGTCATTTTCATTCTAATAATAAACCTCTTTTATCTTGTAAAATGATAGTTAAGCCGACAACCTGACACTTATTTTTGTGCAAATTGTGATTTTTTCAATCGCAAGGGGGCAAACAATTTCATTTTAAAGCTTGTTTTTTAGCATGCACACTTTATCTCTATTACAGGTAAATGCCCGCAATGGACATCTATGTCTGAGATAATCAAGAATTAAAACAATCGTCCGAGCAGAGGGACGAACCTATTCCTAAACTTTAATAAAAACGATTATGGGTAAAATTTCAGAGGTAGTAAAACCCGGTGTAGTTACCGGTCAGGACCTGCAATTTATTTTCAAAGTAGCTAAAAAACAAGGCTTCGCCATTCCCGCAGTGAATGTAGTTGGTTCATCTACTGTTAATGCGATCATGGAATCAGCGAAACTGGTCAATGCTCCGGTGATGATACAATTCTCAAACGGCGGCGCGGCATACAATGCCGGCAAAGGTCTGAAACTTGAAGGCCAGCAGGCAGCGATACTCGGCGCTATTGCCGGAGCTAAACATATCCACACGCTGGCAGAGGCTTACGGAGTACACGTCATCCTCCACACCGACCATGCAGCAAAGAAACTACTTCCCTGGATTGACGGACTGCTGAATGCCAGCGAAAAGCATTTTGCCGAAACAGGGAAACCATTGTTCAGTTCTCATATGCTGGACCTTTCGGAAGAGCCGATCGAAGAGAACATCGAAATCAGCAAACGTTATCTGGAGCGCATGAGCAAGATGGGCATGACCCTCGAAATCGAGCTGGGCATTACCGGCGGTGAGGAGGATGGTGTGGACAACAGCGGTGTGGATAACAGCCTGCTCTACACCCAGCCGGAAGATGTCTATTACGCATACAAAGAGTTGAGCAAAGTCTCTCCAAACTTTACCATCGCGGCATCATTTGGCAATGTGCATGGAGTGTACAAACCGGGTAACGTGAAACTGTCTCCGATTATCCTGAAAAACTCACAGGATTACATCCGGGAGAAAGAGGGCATTGCAGATGCTCATCCGGTAAGCTTTGTCTTCCACGGTGGTTCGGGTTCGACCCACGAAGAAATCCGTGAGGCCATCAGCTACGGTGTGGTAAAAATGAACATCGACACCGATACCCAATGGGCATACTGGGATGGTGTTCGTGCGTTTGAAGCGGCTAACCGTGGTTACCTGCAAGGCCAGATCGGTAATCCGGAAGGTGACGAGAAACCAAACAAGAAATACTACGACCCTCGCGTCTGGTTACGCAAAGGTGAAGAGTCATTGATTGCCCGACTTAAAGTGGCTTTTGAAGATCTCAATGCTGTAAATAGCATCTGATTTTAGGGAAATAAAAGCGAAGCCGTTTCGGGAAGCTCCGGAGCGGCTTTGTGATAAGTTTAAACAAAAGATCTCCTTATTGAGTTGTCTCTTTTCTGTCCGAAAGCTGTTTTACCAAAAACAACATCCACAATGCAGCTGCCAGACTAACCACCCCATAAACCGGATCAATATGTTCCATCGACTTCTCAATATCTGGGGAAATAACTTTATTGTACGCACTAAAAGTCATCAACACCACCATCGCATTATTAACAACATGGACAATGATGGATGGCCAAAGCGAACGGCTCCACACAGCCAGATAGCCAAGCAAAAGGCCTAACGCCAATCGAGGCAGAAAGGAGTAAAACTCCATGTGGATAAAAGCAAAGACAAATGCCGTAATCCAGACCGCAATATGAACCCGTCTCAGCGAATCAATCATCAGATTCTGAATCACCCCGCGAAAAAGAAGTTCTTCAAAAATACCCGGCAGGAAAGCCATCAACAGGATATTCAGCAATAACACTCCGTATGAATGAGTCTGCATGACCAGATTCATCGTATCGGAGGCTTGTTTTTCACTGCTCTTCATCCATTGCTCCAGTCCGGCCAAAGATTGAGGTAGTACCAGATGACTGTTCCATTCACCCAACAAGGAGATAAATCCCTGACCAAGCACCATTGCCAACAAGGCAAACAAAACAATCCCTCCGGTAGTCGGTTTATTGATTTGCAGAAATGACAATCCCTGACCTGGTTTGTATGTCCGCGCTACCCATAACACCGGAAATC is from Parabacteroides sp. FAFU027 and encodes:
- a CDS encoding carbohydrate porin, whose protein sequence is MKQPKLFILPLLLSATTAIAQQADTLKEELFSFHAQTTVISQNKPKFSVKYSGDNSLLPTKESQTSLTSTFFLGAKLWKGASLFFNPEIAGGSGLTGALGVGDATNGETFRVGDPAPKLYVARFFYRQLFALSDKMVYQQSDQNQLGGKAPEKYLSMTLGKIGIADYFDDNKYSHDPRTQFMAWSLMDNGAWDYPANTRGYTPSMVLEYVTPTNELRYAASLLPKDPNGSDMNWNIAKSISQSIEYTHRYNLINRPGAVRVLGFVSKTHAGSYRESLVQNPTNPDIDQTHKDGRIKYGFTLNAEQELTDFIGCFARAGWNDGKTETWAFTEIDNTLSAGFSFDGIKWSRPDDNFGIAYVNSGLSKPHQDYLKAGGKGFMLGDGYLNYGREQLTELYYSAALSKNIFLTGTYQLLLNPGYNKDRQGPVNIFSFRIHVEI
- a CDS encoding CPBP family intramembrane glutamic endopeptidase, giving the protein MKLYIPINGNPMKAFLLMLGGLFTGYLIAFALIFFAAKLNAPFGEILFHQAPVTAEYVRWMFVLSTPLTFGFPVLWVARTYKPGQGLSFLQINKPTTGGIVLFALLAMVLGQGFISLLGEWNSHLVLPQSLAGLEQWMKSSEKQASDTMNLVMQTHSYGVLLLNILLMAFLPGIFEELLFRGVIQNLMIDSLRRVHIAVWITAFVFAFIHMEFYSFLPRLALGLLLGYLAVWSRSLWPSIIVHVVNNAMVVLMTFSAYNKVISPDIEKSMEHIDPVYGVVSLAAALWMLFLVKQLSDRKETTQ
- the fbaA gene encoding class II fructose-bisphosphate aldolase; this encodes MGKISEVVKPGVVTGQDLQFIFKVAKKQGFAIPAVNVVGSSTVNAIMESAKLVNAPVMIQFSNGGAAYNAGKGLKLEGQQAAILGAIAGAKHIHTLAEAYGVHVILHTDHAAKKLLPWIDGLLNASEKHFAETGKPLFSSHMLDLSEEPIEENIEISKRYLERMSKMGMTLEIELGITGGEEDGVDNSGVDNSLLYTQPEDVYYAYKELSKVSPNFTIAASFGNVHGVYKPGNVKLSPIILKNSQDYIREKEGIADAHPVSFVFHGGSGSTHEEIREAISYGVVKMNIDTDTQWAYWDGVRAFEAANRGYLQGQIGNPEGDEKPNKKYYDPRVWLRKGEESLIARLKVAFEDLNAVNSI
- a CDS encoding class II fructose-bisphosphate aldolase; protein product: MVSYKDLGLSNTKEMFAKAIEGKYAIPAFNFNNLEQLQAIVSAAVETKSPVILQVSSGARKYANSTLLRFMAQGAVEYAKELGCEVPIALHLDHGDSFELCKSCIDSGFSSVMIDGSHYSFEENIELTKKVVEYAHAHGVTVEGELGVLAGVEDDVVAEHHTYTQPEEVEEFVKRTGVDSLAISIGTSHGANKFTPAQCTRNEDGILIPPPLRFDILEEIEKRIPGFPIVLHGASSVPQDQVAIINKYGGAMKDAVGIPEEQLRKAASSAVCKINIDSDGRIAMTAAVREVLATKPEEFDPRKYLGVARDNLKNLYKAKIQNVLGSADRV
- a CDS encoding T9SS type A sorting domain-containing protein; protein product: MRNLKYLTFLVPFLLIPISSITGQTTIFSEDFGQHTTRVTCPYTPTGNNCYVFADPNTPDNPATTTPSNYNGNEHIYANEIENSYYAVIAPANIYTTYASGYSKQYQLWKTNIADHTGNTNGAVIAVNAGTTYASIYKRAVPLSAGKTYRFSFWLYVVNPSANLNVNIISPSGNSKVASKSATGTLSSASSAWVQYSVDFNLPTGYTNGTYYLDVSNNLISDAGNDFYIDDLLFQEVTNGNSPVTIANPAPEPIAGADVSSSNTISILTNDKLSNGTTTATKSNSTVKLLVPLRANVSTDGNTVYVHTEGNWVYNNNNGTLTFTPNSGFTGDPTPIEYTITENSTSFTSAPATVTVTYTTHPTAVADTIPVVSGSATTLNILANDKKSNGNTPSASEVTVPLIDKYGIIQTGSSITVIGEGTWAYDSNTGTLTFSPESGFTGCPTPISYKITQSGYSSAPVVVTPFVFSVAAQSTDKSTPTITGSVTKATTDQYSVVVNGITYTYGDGNLTYNRPNNTWALTIPSARALDPGCYTVTAILGNNQTTGTLTIVPNSWTGTGTWGTSAYWSTHSAPSTNSTVVVTSGTLTIDQDVTIKELTLNSIANLTLAAGKTLTINGDFIVKGDGSFVDQGGTLTVNGTSKVIKGMVHGKNWYISSPLSAAQSGVITSLSGTNHLWKYNEPNVAWDEITNATTPFGIMTGYIINTSAIDTVVFTGGTFNTGAYTMNIYRTENGKAKRGFNLVGNPYISSIDWNKATTTNLNLIPTIWYRAKNTSNKYVFDTYNSGVGTNNNGYAAVTNYIPPMQAFWVRVQDGASTGSLSFDNSMRTHITNNFLRRAQETDNQILRLQVSNGSSIDQSILVFNPEYSDSFDSSDSPKITNDNAAIPEIYTVAGSEQLVINCMNSSFSSKETPLGFKTGKAGSFTINAPEISNIDPNTSIFLYDKQLNTTQDLSNGESYTFTSAIANTTSRFSILMSKVTTGLSLVRNDLAASISEENGKIKVTIKDPSVHKGDISISNILGQQLTSVATTGETTIVDAALSPGIYLITVKADGKTTTKKLSFK